The following are from one region of the Salvia splendens isolate huo1 chromosome 2, SspV2, whole genome shotgun sequence genome:
- the LOC121792177 gene encoding zinc finger A20 and AN1 domain-containing stress-associated protein 6-like, translating to MAEEHGFQAPEGHRLCANNCGFFGSPATQNFCSKCYQDLCLKNSGDSTSVFPAPLTGASPSNPAPVAHHATPAVVSLPEKAQIQDSPAVAQQSTANRCSTCRKKVGLTGFRCRCGVTFCGTHRYPEKHGCSFDFKSVGREAIAKANPLVKAEKLERI from the coding sequence AtggcggaagagcacggatttCAGGCACCGGAAGGCCACCGCTTGTGCGCCAATAACTGCGGATTCTTCGGCTCTCCGGCCACGCAGAATTTCTGCTCCAAGTGCTACCAGGATCTCTGCCTCAAAAATTCAGGCGATTCCACCTCCGTATTCCCCGCCCCGTTGACCGGCGCATCGCCGTCTAATCCGGCGCCCGTGGCGCATCACGCCACGCCGGCGGTCGTCTCCTTACCTGAGAAAGCTCAGATCCAGGATTCTCCGGCGGTGGCGCAGCAATCGACGGCGAACAGGTGCTCGACGTGCAGGAAGAAGGTCGGACTGACCGGATTCCGATGCCGGTGCGGCGTGACGTTCTGCGGGACCCACAGGTACCCGGAGAAGCACGGATGCAGCTTCGATTTCAAGTCGGTGGGGCGAGAGGCCATCGCCAAGGCCAATCCGCTGGTCAAAGCTGAGAAGCTGGAGAGGATATGA